The following proteins are encoded in a genomic region of Neurospora crassa OR74A linkage group VI, whole genome shotgun sequence:
- a CDS encoding aspartyl-tRNA synthetase translates to MSPGKLKKPLLALNRIIGHSSAKNHMSKPKIGDIDQLDDERAKKNIQKIQEKRAKEYQLEEEKKLMIQKRSEEEKRWHEADGPEIARRYGTQEEEALAPAKSLQVLVNDYQNIGKTVSFRARVHHVRALSSKLAFVVFRDQIETVQGVLSVRDGVVSENFVRWAEHITAESFVHVEGKLQQPPEEIKGCTIHNVEVLIDTMHLVVPIDEHLPVDVHSIDHVEVDSETNQLESLASTRVRVSNRIAFLRTPTAQSIFRINAGICSIFRRYLEDKGFMEIHTPKLQPAATESGAEVFKVNYFGRTAFLAQSPQLAKQMSISADFGRVFEIGPVFRAEDSNTHRHLTEYTGMDLEMAIEQDYHEAMHIIDGLMKEIFKGIYGKYRKEIEIIKTRFPHEDLVWLPETPIIPFKDAIKLLNDSGWTDDHGRPALETEDLSTRAEIQLGQVIKEKYKTDYYIIDKFPSSVRPFYTHLDPEDDRFTNSFDIFLRGQEITTGGQRIHRPHLLEERMKKAGIEPLGMQEYLQGFEYGVLPHAGCGIGLERIVFLLLNLGDIRNASLIPRDPKSLPEHKELVGKLPHPEADTIKYAYDYDHGATGLELPPVEKLIVNYGDATNTSWLDERYHVWRHEQTGAAIGYAEDNGYALVMGNPLCDPRQYQLVIRAFLQDMRHTKDLRPLWLLVGSEVEEILGSKLGWRSLSCVAEERVSVDSAKKVAKKERQAEEAGVSIHEVPIGEPVPEHIREKCDKRIQDWKDNRKGKKQVHITEVRPWVDMEHRRYLWAEDKNGEIVAMCVLARLSPANGYQIKFALDFPGSPNGTIEALISAAIQMLAKAGVRNVTFGAGALPEMVTGGHLNGMRAKMLSHTYKTICQQLKLVNKSEFREKFGATNDLVYICYPFMGLGVSGVRTLIKFFEDEM, encoded by the coding sequence ATGTCACCAGGCAAGCTCAAGAAGCCATTGCTGGCTCTCAACCGCATTATCGGCCATTCCTCGGCCAAGAACCACATGAGCAAACCCAAGATCGGCGACATCGACCAGCTCGACGACGAGCGCGCAAAGAAGAACATCCAGAAGATTCAGGAGAAGCGCGCAAAGGAATACCAActcgaggaagaaaagaaattaatgATTCAAAAACGCagcgaggaagagaagaggtggCACGAAGCCGACGGCCCCGAAATCGCTCGACGATACGGAacacaagaagaggaagcccTCGCTCCCGCAAAGTCCCTTCAAGTCCTCGTTAACGACTACCAGAACATTGGCAAGACCGTTAGCTTCCGAGCCCGCGTCCACCACGTCCGCGCACTTAGCTCCAAACTCgccttcgtcgtcttccgCGACCAGATCGAGACGGTCCAGGGCGTCCTGTCCGTCAGAGATGGCGTCGTCTCGGAGAACTTTGTTCGCTGGGCCGAGCACATCACGGCCGAGAGTTTTGTACACGTCGAGGGAAAGCTACAGCAACCTCCTGAGGAGATCAAGGGGTGCACAATCCACAATGTAGAGGTTTTGATCGACACCATGCACCTCGTCGTCCCTATTGACGAGCATCTCCCTGTCGACGTCCACTCGATTGACCATGTCGAGGTGGACAGCGAGACAAATCAGCTCGAGTCCCTGGCCTCGACCAGAGTCCGTGTCTCTAACCGCATTGCCTTCCTCCGTACACCTACCGCTCAGTCCATCTTCCGCATCAATGCCGGTATTTGCAGCATCTTCCGTCGATATCTCGAAGACAAGGGCTTCATGGAGATCCACACTCCCAAGTTGCAACCCGCTGCGACCGAGTCGGGTGCTGAGGTCTTCAAGGTGAACTACTTTGGCAGGACTGCCTTCCTCGCCCAAAGCCCCCAGTTGGCCAAGCAGATGAGCATTTCGGCCGACTTTGGCCGTGTCTTCGAAATTGGCCCCGTCTTCCGTGCCGAGGACAGCAACACCCATCGTCACTTGACCGAGTACACCGGTATGGATCTGGAGATGGCCATCGAGCAGGACTACCACGAGGCCATGCACATTATCGACGGCTTGATGAAGGAGATCTTCAAGGGTATCTACGGCAAGTACCGCAAGGAGATCGAGATCATCAAGACCCGCTTTCCTCATGAGGATCTGGTCTGGCTACCAGAGACCCCCATCATTCCCTTCAAGGATGCCATCAAGCTCCTCAACGATTCCGGCTGGACCGACGACCACGGCAGACCCGCTTTGGAGACTGAGGATCTGAGCACCCGTGCCGAGATTCAGTTGGGCCAGGTCATCAAGGAAAAGTACAAGACGGATTACTACATCATCGACAAGTTCCCGTCCTCTGTTCGTCCTTTCTACACTCATCTTGATCCCGAGGATGACCGCTTCACCAACTCCTTCGACATCTTCCTTCGTGGACAGGAGATCACCACTGGTGGTCAGCGTATCCACAGGCCTCACCTTTTGGAGGAGCGCATGAAGAAGGCCGGTATCGAGCCTCTTGGCATGCAGGAATACCTTCAAGGCTTTGAGTATGGTGTCCTGCCCCATGCCGGCTGCGGTATTGGCCTCGAGCGTATcgtgttcctcctcctcaacttgGGCGACATCCGTAACGCTTCTCTCATTCCTCGCGACCCCAAGTCCCTCCCCGAACACAAGGAACTCGTTGGCAAGCTTCCCCACCCCGAAGCCGACACCATCAAGTATGCCTACGATTACGACCATGGCGCGACTGGACTTGAGCTGCCCCCCGTCGAGAAACTCATTGTCAACTACGGTGATGCCACCAACACGTCCTGGCTCGACGAGCGGTACCATGTCTGGCGCCATGAGCAGACGGGTGCTGCCATTGGTTACGCCGAGGACAACGGTTACGCCCTTGTCATGGGTAACCCGCTCTGCGACCCTCGCCAATACCAGCTCGTCATCCGCGCCTTCCTGCAAGATATGCGCCACACCAAGGACCTCCGTCCTCTCTGGCTCTTGGTGGGTTCCGAAGTCGAGGAGATTCTCGGCTCCAAGCTCGGGTGGCGTTCGCTCTCTTGCGTCGCCGAAGAGCGCGTGTCTGTCGACTCGGCCAAGAAggtggccaagaaggagcgTCAAGCCGAAGAAGCTGGTGTGTCCATCCACGAGGTGCCCATCGGTGAGCCCGTGCCCGAACACATCCGCGAAAAGTGCGACAAGCGCATCCAGGACTGGAAGGACAAccgcaagggcaagaagcaGGTGCACATCACCGAAGTCCGCCCGTGGGTCGACATGGAGCACCGTCGCTACCTTTGGGCCGAGGACAAGAACGGCGAGATTGTCGCCATGTGCGTGCTCGCCCGTCTTTCTCCCGCAAACGGGTATCAGATCAAGTTCGCCTTGGACTTCCCCGGTTCTCCCAACGGAACCATCGAGGCCCTGATCTCGGCGGCGATCCAGATGCTGGCCAAGGCCGGTGTCCGGAACGTGACGTTCGGCGCGGGCGCCTTGCCGGAGATGGTCACTGGCGGCCATCTCAACGGAATGAGAGCCAAGATGTTGAGCCATACCTACAAGACTATTTGCCAGCAACTGAAGTTGGTCAACAAGTCCGAGTTCCGCGAGAAGTTTGGCGCGACGAACGACTTGGTGTACATCTGCTACCCCTTCATGGGTCTGGGTGTCTCGGGTGTGAGGACACTTATCAAGTTCTTTGAGGATGAGATGTAA